One genomic segment of Hordeum vulgare subsp. vulgare chromosome 2H, MorexV3_pseudomolecules_assembly, whole genome shotgun sequence includes these proteins:
- the LOC123424675 gene encoding centrosome-associated protein CEP250-like isoform X2 translates to MRRFFFFGSPTPKDGDGDGTPPGDDAKSKNRGKKALEEGEGSCNSSSRSHDHGARMSRSRSRRGRLNNEEPANPKQLRRCMSFSSAAGNSALKERSFSFSGDVPGSFYDESDVPRHAEDVNHYAWSPERSTRLGSLLNKNEVLDRYIDGEQEVSIQNEKLRQNSPTRSVVSNSRRPPRPHYSMPSLQKSMKENIETYPNVDAKDAYGSKNHASVLDDFGRFPHVEDYRSESIPSVEDIYEDFQDMQPSKVIHDAPQYFHVHDLDFAPEGQETDDKLLQRAKEVEERFITPGDSHQLNMSRYKRLSSNEMFQLIQCLTEDRKQLADELSSQIKARLAERFNAKEKYKQSVKELEIRARRLEKEKTEVQSTLEREIDRRSNDWSARLLRFQSEEERLRERVRELAEKNVSFQRELTSLEAYKVDASDKVASLEMQNIKLTDELEIVKNEHNNLHNSSIELHAQFSKAAEEKEHIRGFLKDKESDNKALHQVVARVQTICNEQEKTIAGLRQGFSADLDKESVWSSSERKNRMQMELIRLSGVEQKLRGEVQSCRLEVESLRQENIALLNRLQSTENRSSISSIRLGQALQAKVDNLQTQGLSLLDKSSQLCTKLLDLAKCRRHESEHDRDIDALDYTLEFQSIKGGIENLKRSLRATSAVLTEKHNLEEKSGEAAVGGSPVTEQADEGNFEFKLKEEALLNRVLKEALLSKELDIEQLRSDVASLLRIQDVMRNEVQRVQDELSCITHKAKHLELQGSKKDESIGQIQQDFQESAKELSALRGQLKIVTDERDLSWQEAKQLRKTTSMMQNEVASLKKRIESLEEDILVKEGQISILQDNVYKPPLDFICSPRTMKQFGME, encoded by the exons ATGAGAAGGTTCTTCTTCTTCGGGTCCCCCACGCCGAAGGACGGGGATGGCGACGGGACTCCGCCAGGCGACGATGCCAAGAGCAAGAACAGGGGTAAGAAGGCGCTGGAGGAAGGCGAGGGTAGCTGCAACTCTAGCTCCAGGTCCCATGACCACGGCGCCAGGATGTCCAGGTCGAGAAGCCGCCGCGGAAGGCTGAACAATGAGGAACCAGCCAATCCGAAGCAGCTCAGGAGGTGCATGTCGTTCTCGTCCGCTGCCGGCAACAGTGCCCTCAAGGAACGCAGCTTTAGCTTCTCGGGTGATGTTCCTGGTTCTTTCTATGATGAATCTGATGTGCCTCGCCACGCCGAAGATGTCAA TCACTACGCCTGGTCACCAGAAAG GTCTACGAGACTAGGCAGTTTATTGAACAAGAATGAAGTGCTAGACCGATACATTGATGGGGAGCAGGAAGTTTCCATCCAAAATGAGAAGCTGAGGCAGAACTCTCCTACTAGATCTGTGGTTTCGAATTCAAGACGCCCGCCTCGACCCCATTATTCAATGccatctttgcaaaaatcaatgaaAGAGAACATTGAGACCTACCCAAATGTGGATGCGAAGGATGCCTATGGAAGTAAAAACCATGCAAGTGTTCTGGATGATTTTGGGAGGTTTCCACATGTAGAAGATTACAGATCAGAAAGTATTCCATCTGTTGAAGATATCTATGAGGATTTCCAAGATATGCAACCTTCAAAAGTTATTCATGATGCCCCCCAATATTTTCATGTTCATGACTTGGATTTCGCCCCAGAAGGGCAAGAAACTGATGATAAGTTGCTTCAAAGGGCAAAAGAAGTTGAAGAGAGGTTTATAACTCCTGGAGACAGTCACCAGCTTAACATGTCCAGATATAAGCGATTAAGCTCAAATGAAATGTTCCAATTGATTCAGTGTTTGACTGAAGACAGGAAACAGCTAGCAGATGAATTGTCTTCACAGATTAAGGCACGCCTTGCAGAAAGGTTTAATGCCAAAGAGAAGTACAAACAATCAGTGAAAGAACTTGAGATCAGAGCTCGGAGGCTGGAGAAGGAGAAGACTGAAGTACAGAGTACTTTGGAGAGAGAGATTGACAGAAGGTCAAACGATTGGTCAGCCAGGCTGTTGAGATTTCAATCTGAAGAAGAGAGACTGCGTGAACGGGTGAGAGAACTTGCTGAGAAAAATGTCTCATTTCAGAGAGAACTCACTTCTCTTGAAGCATACAAAGTTGATGCATCTGATAAGGTTGCAAGTTTGGAAATGCAGAACATAAAATTAACTGATGAGCTCGAGATAGTAAAAAATGAGCACAACAATCTCCACAATTCTTCAATAGagttgcatgctcaattttctaaggctgcagaggagaaggAACATATCAGGGGATTCTTGAAAGATAAGGAGAGTGATAACAAGGCATTGCACCAAGTGGTTGCAAGGGTACAGACAATATGCAATGAACAAGAAAAAACAATTGCTGGCTTGAGACAGGGATTCAGTGCTGATCTGGATAAGGAATCTGTTTGGTCCAGCAGCGAGAGAAAGAATAGGATGCAGATGGAACTCATCAGATTGTCAGGAGTGGAGCAGAAGTTGAGAGGTGAAGTTCAATCTTGTCGTCTTGAAGTAGAATCTCTTAGGCAAGAGAACATTGCACTCTTAAATCGTCTACAAAGCACTGAAAAtagatcaagcatttcctcaattCGTCTTGGCCAGGCGCTTCAGGCCAAAGTGGACAACTTGCAGACACAAGGATTGTCGTTGCTTGATAAGAGTAGCCAACTCTGCACCAAATTGTTGGACCTCGCGAAATGCAGGAGGCATGAAAGTGAACATGACAGAGATATTGATGCATTAGATTACACACTGGAGTTCCAGAGCATCAAAGGAGGAATCGAGAATCTGAAACGAAGCTTGCGGGCAACCAGTGCTGTGCTCACCGAAAAGCATAATTTGGAAGAAAAATCTGGAGAGGCTGCGGTTGGAGGTAGTCCTGTCACGGAGCAGGCGGATGAG GGTAATTTTGAATTCAAGCTTAAAGAAGAGGCTCTTCTAAATAGAGTACTGAAGGAGGCACTTTTGTCAAAGGAACTTGACATTGAACAGTTGCGGTCAGATGTGGCATCTTTGCTTCGTATCCAAGATGTCATGAGGAATGAGGTCCAGAGAGTCCAAGATGAACTATCCTGCATCACCCACAAGGCTAAACATTTGGAGCTTCAG GGTTCGAAGAAAGACGAGTCCATCGGCCAGATCCAGCAGGATTTCCAAGAATCTGCCAAGGAGCTAAGCGCACTTAGAGGACAGCTGAAAATCGTGACCGACGAAAGGGACCTGTCATGGCAGGAAGCGAAGCAGCTCCGCAAAACCACCAGCATGATGCAGAACGAGGTCGCGTCGCTGAAGAAGAGGATCGAATCCCTCGAAGAGGACATCCTTGTCAAGGAGGGGCAGATCTCGATCCTACAGGACAACGTCTACAAACCGCCGCTCGACTTCATCTGCAGCCCCAGGACGATGAAGCAGTTCGGCATGGAGTGA
- the LOC123424675 gene encoding centrosome-associated protein CEP250-like isoform X1: MRRFFFFGSPTPKDGDGDGTPPGDDAKSKNRGKKALEEGEGSCNSSSRSHDHGARMSRSRSRRGRLNNEEPANPKQLRRCMSFSSAAGNSALKERSFSFSGDVPGSFYDESDVPRHAEDVNHYAWSPERYPVLRESSLKVPKACSVLETDSPRSRCYSCSTGHSPPTSPVALRCRSTRLGSLLNKNEVLDRYIDGEQEVSIQNEKLRQNSPTRSVVSNSRRPPRPHYSMPSLQKSMKENIETYPNVDAKDAYGSKNHASVLDDFGRFPHVEDYRSESIPSVEDIYEDFQDMQPSKVIHDAPQYFHVHDLDFAPEGQETDDKLLQRAKEVEERFITPGDSHQLNMSRYKRLSSNEMFQLIQCLTEDRKQLADELSSQIKARLAERFNAKEKYKQSVKELEIRARRLEKEKTEVQSTLEREIDRRSNDWSARLLRFQSEEERLRERVRELAEKNVSFQRELTSLEAYKVDASDKVASLEMQNIKLTDELEIVKNEHNNLHNSSIELHAQFSKAAEEKEHIRGFLKDKESDNKALHQVVARVQTICNEQEKTIAGLRQGFSADLDKESVWSSSERKNRMQMELIRLSGVEQKLRGEVQSCRLEVESLRQENIALLNRLQSTENRSSISSIRLGQALQAKVDNLQTQGLSLLDKSSQLCTKLLDLAKCRRHESEHDRDIDALDYTLEFQSIKGGIENLKRSLRATSAVLTEKHNLEEKSGEAAVGGSPVTEQADEGNFEFKLKEEALLNRVLKEALLSKELDIEQLRSDVASLLRIQDVMRNEVQRVQDELSCITHKAKHLELQGSKKDESIGQIQQDFQESAKELSALRGQLKIVTDERDLSWQEAKQLRKTTSMMQNEVASLKKRIESLEEDILVKEGQISILQDNVYKPPLDFICSPRTMKQFGME, translated from the exons ATGAGAAGGTTCTTCTTCTTCGGGTCCCCCACGCCGAAGGACGGGGATGGCGACGGGACTCCGCCAGGCGACGATGCCAAGAGCAAGAACAGGGGTAAGAAGGCGCTGGAGGAAGGCGAGGGTAGCTGCAACTCTAGCTCCAGGTCCCATGACCACGGCGCCAGGATGTCCAGGTCGAGAAGCCGCCGCGGAAGGCTGAACAATGAGGAACCAGCCAATCCGAAGCAGCTCAGGAGGTGCATGTCGTTCTCGTCCGCTGCCGGCAACAGTGCCCTCAAGGAACGCAGCTTTAGCTTCTCGGGTGATGTTCCTGGTTCTTTCTATGATGAATCTGATGTGCCTCGCCACGCCGAAGATGTCAA TCACTACGCCTGGTCACCAGAAAGGTATCCAGTCTTAAGAGAATCCTCATTAAAGGTTCCAAAAGCATGTTCAGTCCTGGAAACTGATTCTCCTCGTTCGAGATGCTATTCATGCTCAACAGGTCACTCTCCTCCTACCTCTCCTGTTGCCCTACGATGCAGGTCTACGAGACTAGGCAGTTTATTGAACAAGAATGAAGTGCTAGACCGATACATTGATGGGGAGCAGGAAGTTTCCATCCAAAATGAGAAGCTGAGGCAGAACTCTCCTACTAGATCTGTGGTTTCGAATTCAAGACGCCCGCCTCGACCCCATTATTCAATGccatctttgcaaaaatcaatgaaAGAGAACATTGAGACCTACCCAAATGTGGATGCGAAGGATGCCTATGGAAGTAAAAACCATGCAAGTGTTCTGGATGATTTTGGGAGGTTTCCACATGTAGAAGATTACAGATCAGAAAGTATTCCATCTGTTGAAGATATCTATGAGGATTTCCAAGATATGCAACCTTCAAAAGTTATTCATGATGCCCCCCAATATTTTCATGTTCATGACTTGGATTTCGCCCCAGAAGGGCAAGAAACTGATGATAAGTTGCTTCAAAGGGCAAAAGAAGTTGAAGAGAGGTTTATAACTCCTGGAGACAGTCACCAGCTTAACATGTCCAGATATAAGCGATTAAGCTCAAATGAAATGTTCCAATTGATTCAGTGTTTGACTGAAGACAGGAAACAGCTAGCAGATGAATTGTCTTCACAGATTAAGGCACGCCTTGCAGAAAGGTTTAATGCCAAAGAGAAGTACAAACAATCAGTGAAAGAACTTGAGATCAGAGCTCGGAGGCTGGAGAAGGAGAAGACTGAAGTACAGAGTACTTTGGAGAGAGAGATTGACAGAAGGTCAAACGATTGGTCAGCCAGGCTGTTGAGATTTCAATCTGAAGAAGAGAGACTGCGTGAACGGGTGAGAGAACTTGCTGAGAAAAATGTCTCATTTCAGAGAGAACTCACTTCTCTTGAAGCATACAAAGTTGATGCATCTGATAAGGTTGCAAGTTTGGAAATGCAGAACATAAAATTAACTGATGAGCTCGAGATAGTAAAAAATGAGCACAACAATCTCCACAATTCTTCAATAGagttgcatgctcaattttctaaggctgcagaggagaaggAACATATCAGGGGATTCTTGAAAGATAAGGAGAGTGATAACAAGGCATTGCACCAAGTGGTTGCAAGGGTACAGACAATATGCAATGAACAAGAAAAAACAATTGCTGGCTTGAGACAGGGATTCAGTGCTGATCTGGATAAGGAATCTGTTTGGTCCAGCAGCGAGAGAAAGAATAGGATGCAGATGGAACTCATCAGATTGTCAGGAGTGGAGCAGAAGTTGAGAGGTGAAGTTCAATCTTGTCGTCTTGAAGTAGAATCTCTTAGGCAAGAGAACATTGCACTCTTAAATCGTCTACAAAGCACTGAAAAtagatcaagcatttcctcaattCGTCTTGGCCAGGCGCTTCAGGCCAAAGTGGACAACTTGCAGACACAAGGATTGTCGTTGCTTGATAAGAGTAGCCAACTCTGCACCAAATTGTTGGACCTCGCGAAATGCAGGAGGCATGAAAGTGAACATGACAGAGATATTGATGCATTAGATTACACACTGGAGTTCCAGAGCATCAAAGGAGGAATCGAGAATCTGAAACGAAGCTTGCGGGCAACCAGTGCTGTGCTCACCGAAAAGCATAATTTGGAAGAAAAATCTGGAGAGGCTGCGGTTGGAGGTAGTCCTGTCACGGAGCAGGCGGATGAG GGTAATTTTGAATTCAAGCTTAAAGAAGAGGCTCTTCTAAATAGAGTACTGAAGGAGGCACTTTTGTCAAAGGAACTTGACATTGAACAGTTGCGGTCAGATGTGGCATCTTTGCTTCGTATCCAAGATGTCATGAGGAATGAGGTCCAGAGAGTCCAAGATGAACTATCCTGCATCACCCACAAGGCTAAACATTTGGAGCTTCAG GGTTCGAAGAAAGACGAGTCCATCGGCCAGATCCAGCAGGATTTCCAAGAATCTGCCAAGGAGCTAAGCGCACTTAGAGGACAGCTGAAAATCGTGACCGACGAAAGGGACCTGTCATGGCAGGAAGCGAAGCAGCTCCGCAAAACCACCAGCATGATGCAGAACGAGGTCGCGTCGCTGAAGAAGAGGATCGAATCCCTCGAAGAGGACATCCTTGTCAAGGAGGGGCAGATCTCGATCCTACAGGACAACGTCTACAAACCGCCGCTCGACTTCATCTGCAGCCCCAGGACGATGAAGCAGTTCGGCATGGAGTGA
- the LOC123424675 gene encoding centrosome-associated protein CEP250-like isoform X3 yields MRNQPIRSSSGGACRSRPLPATVPSRNAALASRVMFLVLSMMNLMCLATPKMSITTPGHQKGHSPPTSPVALRCRSTRLGSLLNKNEVLDRYIDGEQEVSIQNEKLRQNSPTRSVVSNSRRPPRPHYSMPSLQKSMKENIETYPNVDAKDAYGSKNHASVLDDFGRFPHVEDYRSESIPSVEDIYEDFQDMQPSKVIHDAPQYFHVHDLDFAPEGQETDDKLLQRAKEVEERFITPGDSHQLNMSRYKRLSSNEMFQLIQCLTEDRKQLADELSSQIKARLAERFNAKEKYKQSVKELEIRARRLEKEKTEVQSTLEREIDRRSNDWSARLLRFQSEEERLRERVRELAEKNVSFQRELTSLEAYKVDASDKVASLEMQNIKLTDELEIVKNEHNNLHNSSIELHAQFSKAAEEKEHIRGFLKDKESDNKALHQVVARVQTICNEQEKTIAGLRQGFSADLDKESVWSSSERKNRMQMELIRLSGVEQKLRGEVQSCRLEVESLRQENIALLNRLQSTENRSSISSIRLGQALQAKVDNLQTQGLSLLDKSSQLCTKLLDLAKCRRHESEHDRDIDALDYTLEFQSIKGGIENLKRSLRATSAVLTEKHNLEEKSGEAAVGGSPVTEQADEGNFEFKLKEEALLNRVLKEALLSKELDIEQLRSDVASLLRIQDVMRNEVQRVQDELSCITHKAKHLELQGSKKDESIGQIQQDFQESAKELSALRGQLKIVTDERDLSWQEAKQLRKTTSMMQNEVASLKKRIESLEEDILVKEGQISILQDNVYKPPLDFICSPRTMKQFGME; encoded by the exons ATGAGGAACCAGCCAATCCGAAGCAGCTCAGGAGGTGCATGTCGTTCTCGTCCGCTGCCGGCAACAGTGCCCTCAAGGAACGCAGCTTTAGCTTCTCGGGTGATGTTCCTGGTTCTTTCTATGATGAATCTGATGTGCCTCGCCACGCCGAAGATGTCAA TCACTACGCCTGGTCACCAGAAAG GTCACTCTCCTCCTACCTCTCCTGTTGCCCTACGATGCAGGTCTACGAGACTAGGCAGTTTATTGAACAAGAATGAAGTGCTAGACCGATACATTGATGGGGAGCAGGAAGTTTCCATCCAAAATGAGAAGCTGAGGCAGAACTCTCCTACTAGATCTGTGGTTTCGAATTCAAGACGCCCGCCTCGACCCCATTATTCAATGccatctttgcaaaaatcaatgaaAGAGAACATTGAGACCTACCCAAATGTGGATGCGAAGGATGCCTATGGAAGTAAAAACCATGCAAGTGTTCTGGATGATTTTGGGAGGTTTCCACATGTAGAAGATTACAGATCAGAAAGTATTCCATCTGTTGAAGATATCTATGAGGATTTCCAAGATATGCAACCTTCAAAAGTTATTCATGATGCCCCCCAATATTTTCATGTTCATGACTTGGATTTCGCCCCAGAAGGGCAAGAAACTGATGATAAGTTGCTTCAAAGGGCAAAAGAAGTTGAAGAGAGGTTTATAACTCCTGGAGACAGTCACCAGCTTAACATGTCCAGATATAAGCGATTAAGCTCAAATGAAATGTTCCAATTGATTCAGTGTTTGACTGAAGACAGGAAACAGCTAGCAGATGAATTGTCTTCACAGATTAAGGCACGCCTTGCAGAAAGGTTTAATGCCAAAGAGAAGTACAAACAATCAGTGAAAGAACTTGAGATCAGAGCTCGGAGGCTGGAGAAGGAGAAGACTGAAGTACAGAGTACTTTGGAGAGAGAGATTGACAGAAGGTCAAACGATTGGTCAGCCAGGCTGTTGAGATTTCAATCTGAAGAAGAGAGACTGCGTGAACGGGTGAGAGAACTTGCTGAGAAAAATGTCTCATTTCAGAGAGAACTCACTTCTCTTGAAGCATACAAAGTTGATGCATCTGATAAGGTTGCAAGTTTGGAAATGCAGAACATAAAATTAACTGATGAGCTCGAGATAGTAAAAAATGAGCACAACAATCTCCACAATTCTTCAATAGagttgcatgctcaattttctaaggctgcagaggagaaggAACATATCAGGGGATTCTTGAAAGATAAGGAGAGTGATAACAAGGCATTGCACCAAGTGGTTGCAAGGGTACAGACAATATGCAATGAACAAGAAAAAACAATTGCTGGCTTGAGACAGGGATTCAGTGCTGATCTGGATAAGGAATCTGTTTGGTCCAGCAGCGAGAGAAAGAATAGGATGCAGATGGAACTCATCAGATTGTCAGGAGTGGAGCAGAAGTTGAGAGGTGAAGTTCAATCTTGTCGTCTTGAAGTAGAATCTCTTAGGCAAGAGAACATTGCACTCTTAAATCGTCTACAAAGCACTGAAAAtagatcaagcatttcctcaattCGTCTTGGCCAGGCGCTTCAGGCCAAAGTGGACAACTTGCAGACACAAGGATTGTCGTTGCTTGATAAGAGTAGCCAACTCTGCACCAAATTGTTGGACCTCGCGAAATGCAGGAGGCATGAAAGTGAACATGACAGAGATATTGATGCATTAGATTACACACTGGAGTTCCAGAGCATCAAAGGAGGAATCGAGAATCTGAAACGAAGCTTGCGGGCAACCAGTGCTGTGCTCACCGAAAAGCATAATTTGGAAGAAAAATCTGGAGAGGCTGCGGTTGGAGGTAGTCCTGTCACGGAGCAGGCGGATGAG GGTAATTTTGAATTCAAGCTTAAAGAAGAGGCTCTTCTAAATAGAGTACTGAAGGAGGCACTTTTGTCAAAGGAACTTGACATTGAACAGTTGCGGTCAGATGTGGCATCTTTGCTTCGTATCCAAGATGTCATGAGGAATGAGGTCCAGAGAGTCCAAGATGAACTATCCTGCATCACCCACAAGGCTAAACATTTGGAGCTTCAG GGTTCGAAGAAAGACGAGTCCATCGGCCAGATCCAGCAGGATTTCCAAGAATCTGCCAAGGAGCTAAGCGCACTTAGAGGACAGCTGAAAATCGTGACCGACGAAAGGGACCTGTCATGGCAGGAAGCGAAGCAGCTCCGCAAAACCACCAGCATGATGCAGAACGAGGTCGCGTCGCTGAAGAAGAGGATCGAATCCCTCGAAGAGGACATCCTTGTCAAGGAGGGGCAGATCTCGATCCTACAGGACAACGTCTACAAACCGCCGCTCGACTTCATCTGCAGCCCCAGGACGATGAAGCAGTTCGGCATGGAGTGA
- the LOC123425220 gene encoding E3 ubiquitin-protein ligase ATL41-like has product MASVCALLLAAVLPPVAALLVAVVGRAAARGVGALARAHYAWPPAAAAPSVHARKCGRRAAPEQPDRELRVSRHRGGGGAAVECAVCLSGVEEGDEVRELRCRHVFHRACLDRWLATPPATCPLCRSRLLTAPPVEEEGEEELDLDSDLLLLMAYVHGGGGGGGGGSWFWSP; this is encoded by the coding sequence ATGGCGAGCGTGTGCGCGCTGCTGCTGGCCGCCGTGCTGCCGCCCGTGGCCGCGCTGCTGGTGGCGGTGGTCGGAcgggcggcggcgcgcggggTGGGGGCGCTCGCCCGCGCGCACTACGCGtggccgccggcggcggcggcgccgtccGTGCACGCGCGGAAGTGCGGcaggcgggcggcgccggagcagcCGGACCGCGAGCTGCGCGTGTCGCGGCATCGTGGGGGCGGGGGCGCGGCGGTGGAGTGCGCGGTCTGCCTGAGCGGCgtggaggagggcgacgaggtgCGCGAGCTGCGGTGCCGGCACGTGTTCCACCGCGCCTGCCTCGACCGGTGGCTCGCGACGCCGCCGGCCACCTGCCCGCTCTGCCGCTCCCGCCTGCTGACGGCGCCGCcggtagaggaggagggggaggaggagctggACCTCGACTCCGACCTGCTTCTCCTCATGGCGTACgtccacggcggcggcggcggcggcggcggcggcagctggTTCTGGTCGCCGTGA